The proteins below come from a single Cricetulus griseus strain 17A/GY chromosome 6, alternate assembly CriGri-PICRH-1.0, whole genome shotgun sequence genomic window:
- the Kcnk15 gene encoding potassium channel subfamily K member 15, with product MELAPSSGCTDTATRSPRDSMRKQSARTAALILCILSYLLVGAAVFDALESEAERNRQRLLARKRGEFRRKYGFSADDYRELERLALQAEPHRAGRQWRFAGSFYFAITVITTIGYGHAAPGTDSGKVFCMFYALLGIPLTLVTFQSLGERLNALVRCLLLTAKRCLGLQRPHVSAENMVVAGLLLCAATLALGAAAFAHFEGWTFFHAYYYCFITLTTIGFGDFVALQRDEALQRKPPYVAFSFLYILLGLTVIGAFLNLVVLRFLASADAPERSAHRASAFRKGALESRIGGAASTCISHGIHQLETWARDNPAFSPPLSPEALPHCHSSPDRRRTRRKSI from the exons ATGGAGCTGGCACCGTCGTCGGGGTGCACGGACACCGCGACTCGGAGTCCGCGAGACTCGATGAGGAAGCAGAGCGCGCGCACGGCCGCGCTCATCCTGTGCATCTTGTCTTACCTGCTGGTGGGCGCCGCGGTCTTCGATGCACTGGAGTCCGAGGCCGAGCGCAATCGGCAGCGGCTGCTGGCCCGGAAGCGCGGCGAGTTCCGCAGAAAGTACGGCTTCTCTGCCGACGACTACCGGGAGCTGGAGCGCTTGGCGCTGCAGGCAGAGCCGCACCGTGCCGGCCGCCAGTGGCGCTTCGCAGGCTCCTTCTACTTCGCCATCACGGTCATCACGACCATCG GGTATGGCCATGCTGCGCCAGGCACAGACTCGGGTAAGGTCTTCTGCATGTTCTATGCACTCCTGGGCATCCCGCTGACACTGGTCACCTTCCAGAGTCTGGGCGAGCGTCTAAACGCGCTGGTGAGATGTCTGCTGCTGACTGCCAAGCGCTGCCTGGGTCTGCAGCGGCCGCACGTGTCCGCAGAGAACATGGTAGTGGCCGGGCTGCTGCTGTGCGCAGCCACCCTGGCCCTCGGCGCTGCTGCCTTTGCGCACTTCGAGGGCTGGACCTTCTTCCACGCCTACTACTACTGCTTCATCACCCTCACCACTATCGGCTTCGGCGACTTCGTGGCGCTGCAGAGAGACGAGGCGCTGCAGAGGAAGCCACCCTACGTGGCCTTCAGCTTCCTCTACATCCTGCTGGGGCTCACAGTCATTGGTGCCTTCCTCAACCTGGTGGTCCTGCGATTCCTCGCTAGCGCTGACGCCCCTGAGCGCTCAGCCCACCGCGCCAGCGCATTTCGCAAGGGGGCGCTCGAGAGCCGCATCGGTGGGGCGGCCTCCACCTGCATCTCTCATGGCATCCATCAGCTGGAGACCTGGGCACGTGACAACCCGGCCTTCTCGCCTCCCTTGAGTCCAGAAGCCCTGCCTCACTGTCACAGCAGCCCAGATAGACGCCGAACACGGAGGAAGTCCATCTGA